Proteins encoded in a region of the Vicia villosa cultivar HV-30 ecotype Madison, WI linkage group LG5, Vvil1.0, whole genome shotgun sequence genome:
- the LOC131604412 gene encoding uncharacterized protein LOC131604412: protein MRNPAGGLMEHRKIEALDVVWNSWLPSKVRIGWRLIKDGLPTREQLVKRGIIAGNEDSFCVFGCQCQENINNLFLSCQVAVAVWEKIYLWLELDIHPLVECSEDLLQMIDILHRVRSPRRVGAIWLTDCRNDCATLICTFDGLTDNCNLLG from the exons ATGAGGAATCCGGCTGGTGGTCTTATGGAGCATAGAAAGATCGAGGCTCTGGACGTTGTGTGGAATTCATGGCTACCATCCAAGGTGCGAATTGGGTGGAGATTGATTAAAGACGGCCTGCCAACAAGAGAACAACTGGTAAAAAGGGGAATAATTGCAGGGAATGAAGATAGCTTTTGTGTTTTTGGATGTCAATGCCAAGAGAACATCAATAATTTGTTTCTTTCTTGCCAAGTAGCAGTGGCCGTGTGGGAAAAGATTTATCTTTGGCTTGAGCTGGACATTCATCCACTAGTTGAATGCAGTGAGGACCTCTTGCAAATGATTGATATTCTTCATAGAGTAAGGTCGCCGAGGAGGGTGGGTGCCATTTGGTTAACG GATTGTAGGAATGATTGTGCAACTTTGATTTGCACTTTTGATGGACTGACTGATAATTGTAACTTGCTAGGCTGA